In Pseudostreptobacillus hongkongensis, a single genomic region encodes these proteins:
- a CDS encoding CTP synthase yields the protein MMAKYIFVTGGVVSSLGKGITAASLGRLLKERGYKVTIQKFDPYLNVDPGTMSPYQHGEVFVTADGSETDLDLGHYERFINEELTKYNNVTSGKIMSTILNKERKGDYLGGTVQYIPHVTNEIKKKIRQAGEASNSDIVITEIGGTIGDIESNPFIEAIRQFKKEVGRENVIYIHVTLLPYLKAAGELKTKPTQQSVKMLQGLGVNPDIIVVRSEHPVDKHIKSKISLFCDVDETSVIEALDAANLYEIPLEMEKLGLADEACKKLGLKNVKPSLTKWTEMVNKFKNPKHEIKVAVVGKYVELKDAYISIHESIEHAGFNLDTKVKIDYLKAEEFDLSKLNDYDGILVPGGFGGRGIEGKINTVRFARENNKPFLGICLGMQMASIEFARNVLEMKNANSTEFDIETKYPVISLMEEQNEVENLGGTMRLGSYPCVLDKNSKVFKLYGVSEILERHRHRYEFNQQYLPEFEEKGFKVVGKSPDGKYVEVIEIPEHPYFVAAQYHPEFMSRPNKPHPLFTGWVEAILKQKGIK from the coding sequence ATGATGGCAAAATATATATTCGTAACAGGAGGAGTTGTATCATCACTTGGTAAAGGTATAACAGCTGCTTCTCTTGGGAGATTGCTAAAAGAAAGAGGATATAAAGTAACCATACAAAAATTTGATCCATATCTTAATGTTGACCCAGGTACTATGAGTCCTTATCAGCATGGAGAAGTTTTTGTTACAGCAGATGGTAGTGAAACAGATTTAGATTTAGGACACTATGAAAGATTTATAAATGAAGAATTAACTAAATATAATAACGTTACAAGTGGAAAAATAATGTCTACAATTTTAAATAAAGAAAGAAAAGGTGATTATTTAGGAGGAACTGTACAATATATACCACATGTAACTAATGAAATTAAAAAGAAAATTAGACAAGCTGGAGAAGCATCAAATTCAGATATAGTTATAACTGAAATAGGTGGAACTATAGGTGATATAGAATCTAATCCTTTTATAGAGGCTATAAGACAGTTTAAAAAAGAAGTAGGACGTGAAAATGTGATATATATACATGTTACACTACTACCTTATTTAAAAGCTGCAGGAGAGTTAAAAACTAAACCTACACAACAAAGTGTTAAAATGTTACAAGGTCTTGGAGTTAATCCTGATATAATAGTTGTAAGAAGTGAACATCCAGTTGATAAACATATTAAGTCAAAAATATCATTATTTTGTGATGTAGATGAAACTTCAGTAATTGAGGCTTTAGATGCAGCTAATCTATATGAAATACCATTAGAAATGGAGAAATTAGGACTTGCAGATGAAGCATGTAAAAAACTTGGGTTAAAGAATGTTAAACCTAGTCTTACAAAATGGACTGAAATGGTTAATAAATTTAAAAATCCAAAACATGAAATTAAAGTTGCAGTTGTTGGTAAATATGTAGAGTTAAAAGATGCATATATAAGTATACATGAATCTATAGAACATGCTGGATTTAATTTAGATACTAAAGTTAAAATTGATTATTTAAAAGCAGAAGAATTTGATTTATCTAAATTAAATGATTATGATGGTATATTAGTACCAGGTGGATTTGGTGGCCGTGGTATAGAAGGTAAAATAAATACTGTAAGATTTGCAAGAGAAAATAATAAACCATTTTTAGGAATTTGTCTTGGAATGCAAATGGCTTCTATAGAATTTGCAAGAAATGTTTTAGAAATGAAAAATGCAAATTCTACAGAATTTGATATAGAAACTAAATATCCTGTAATAAGTTTAATGGAAGAACAAAATGAAGTTGAAAATTTAGGTGGAACAATGAGGCTTGGTTCATATCCTTGTGTTTTAGATAAAAATAGTAAAGTATTTAAATTATATGGAGTATCTGAAATACTTGAAAGACATAGACACAGATATGAATTTAATCAACAATATTTACCTGAATTTGAAGAAAAAGGATTTAAGGTTGTGGGTAAATCTCCAGATGGTAAATATGTTGAAGTAATAGAAATACCTGAGCACCCTTATTTCGTAGCTGCTCAATATCATCCAGAATTTATGAGTAGACCAAATAAACCTCATCCTTTATTTACAGGTTGGGTAGAAGCAATATTAAAACAAAAAGGAATTAAATAA
- a CDS encoding heavy-metal-associated domain-containing protein, whose amino-acid sequence MKLNLKINGMACSHCINSVKEELSEMDSLKVLDVKLGEAEIEISDESNIEDILEKVNLRLDDIGYELVR is encoded by the coding sequence ATGAAATTAAATTTAAAAATTAATGGAATGGCTTGTTCACATTGCATAAATAGTGTGAAAGAAGAATTAAGTGAAATGGATTCACTTAAGGTATTAGATGTTAAATTAGGAGAAGCTGAGATAGAAATAAGTGATGAATCTAATATTGAAGATATTTTAGAAAAAGTAAATTTAAGACTTGATGATATAGGATATGAATTAGTAAGGTAG
- a CDS encoding heavy metal translocating P-type ATPase produces MKEKLQIEGITCQACVAKIERKLSRTEGVNNAVVNISNNVASVDYNENIVDINRIIEIIKKLGYIANKIEKNNVNYKKEEEKLKIELNKALIVIVVSFLIMYISMGNMFGLPIPGFIINNSRVLVLVQLVLTLIVMFMGRKFYSNGFKQLYKLSPNMDSLIAVGTSSAFIYSLYISTKIFSGNNHLIHSLYYESSSMIIAFVMIGKYLEHLSKRKALNAINKLSEIQSKKARILKDREIIEVDIEDVVKDDIVIIKPGEKIPVDGAIIEGITQIDESMLTGESIPVIKNINDKVYSGTINKDGNIKVRVETSNSETLISKIADIVRDAQINKPNISKIVDKVSLIFVPTIILIAIFVSLVWGILLKYGYVNVTGNKLEFVMTIFISILIIACPCSLGLATPMAIITGIGRGAELGILVKNGEALEVLNSVDTVVFDKTGTLTEGKIKLVDIINTSNIGKEELLKIAYSIEINSEHPISFAINEKAEENGIKKYEVDRFKALIGLGVEAVINGKEYYLGNRKLMKVNNIKNINEDILVGFENKGMSSIILSDNKEVLGIFALEDVVREESINTIKKLNNQNIEVIMLTGDNERVAKNVSEKLGINKYIADVSPTDKYLEIQKLQKEGKKVLMVGDGINDSPSLASANVGIAMGNATDIAIESADLVLIGKNLELVVTAINLGKAIIRNIKQNLFWAFFYNLFGVVVASGIFYGITGYLLNPMIAGLAMGLSSVSVVLNALRLKKFK; encoded by the coding sequence ATGAAAGAAAAATTACAAATTGAAGGAATAACTTGTCAGGCATGTGTTGCTAAAATTGAAAGAAAATTATCTAGAACAGAAGGAGTCAATAATGCTGTAGTTAATATTTCAAATAATGTTGCAAGTGTTGATTATAATGAAAATATAGTTGATATAAATAGAATTATTGAGATTATAAAAAAATTAGGATACATAGCCAATAAGATTGAAAAAAATAATGTTAATTATAAAAAAGAAGAAGAGAAACTAAAAATAGAATTAAATAAAGCTTTAATAGTTATAGTAGTTTCATTTTTAATAATGTATATATCTATGGGAAATATGTTTGGATTACCTATACCTGGCTTTATTATTAATAACTCTAGAGTTTTAGTGTTAGTTCAATTAGTATTAACATTGATTGTTATGTTTATGGGGAGAAAGTTTTATAGTAATGGATTTAAACAATTATATAAATTAAGTCCTAATATGGATTCACTTATTGCCGTTGGGACATCTTCAGCCTTTATATACAGCCTATATATTAGTACTAAAATATTTTCAGGTAATAATCATTTGATTCATTCACTTTATTATGAATCATCTAGTATGATAATAGCTTTTGTAATGATAGGTAAATACTTAGAACATTTAAGTAAAAGAAAAGCTTTGAATGCAATTAATAAATTATCAGAAATACAATCAAAAAAAGCTAGAATACTAAAAGATAGGGAAATAATAGAAGTTGATATTGAAGATGTTGTTAAAGATGATATAGTAATTATTAAACCAGGAGAAAAAATTCCTGTAGATGGAGCTATAATTGAGGGAATAACACAAATTGATGAATCTATGTTAACAGGTGAAAGTATACCCGTAATCAAAAATATAAATGACAAAGTATACTCTGGTACAATAAATAAAGATGGAAATATTAAAGTCAGAGTAGAAACTAGTAATTCTGAAACCTTAATATCAAAAATTGCAGATATTGTAAGAGATGCACAAATTAATAAGCCTAATATTTCTAAAATAGTTGATAAAGTATCTTTAATATTTGTTCCAACTATTATATTAATTGCAATATTTGTAAGTTTAGTATGGGGAATATTATTAAAATATGGATATGTAAATGTTACAGGTAATAAATTAGAATTTGTTATGACTATATTTATATCTATATTAATAATAGCTTGTCCTTGTTCATTAGGGCTTGCTACTCCTATGGCTATAATAACAGGAATAGGACGTGGAGCAGAACTTGGAATTTTAGTTAAAAATGGTGAAGCACTTGAAGTATTAAACAGTGTAGATACAGTAGTTTTTGATAAAACAGGAACTCTTACAGAAGGTAAAATTAAATTAGTTGATATAATAAATACATCTAATATTGGAAAAGAGGAATTATTAAAAATAGCATATTCTATTGAAATTAATTCAGAACATCCTATATCTTTTGCAATAAATGAAAAAGCAGAAGAAAATGGAATAAAAAAATATGAAGTTGATAGATTTAAAGCATTAATTGGATTAGGTGTTGAAGCTGTTATTAACGGTAAGGAATATTATTTAGGAAATAGAAAATTGATGAAAGTTAATAATATAAAAAATATTAATGAAGATATTTTGGTTGGTTTTGAAAATAAAGGGATGAGTTCTATAATACTATCTGATAATAAAGAAGTATTGGGAATATTTGCTTTAGAAGATGTTGTTAGAGAAGAAAGTATAAATACAATAAAAAAATTAAATAATCAAAATATAGAAGTTATTATGTTGACTGGAGATAATGAAAGAGTTGCAAAAAATGTTTCTGAAAAATTAGGTATAAATAAATATATAGCTGATGTTAGCCCTACAGATAAATATTTGGAAATACAAAAATTACAAAAAGAAGGTAAAAAAGTTCTTATGGTAGGTGATGGAATTAATGACTCACCAAGTTTAGCGAGTGCTAATGTTGGTATAGCTATGGGTAATGCAACAGATATTGCTATAGAAAGTGCAGATCTTGTTCTTATAGGTAAAAATTTAGAATTAGTAGTAACAGCTATAAATTTAGGAAAAGCTATAATTAGAAATATTAAACAAAATTTATTTTGGGCATTTTTCTATAATCTATTTGGAGTAGTTGTTGCAAGTGGAATATTCTATGGTATTACAGGATATCTTTTAAATCCTATGATAGCTGGACTTGCTATGGGTCTTTCATCAGTTTCTGTAGTACTTAATGCACTAAGACTTAAAAAATTTAAATAA
- the tsaB gene encoding tRNA (adenosine(37)-N6)-threonylcarbamoyltransferase complex dimerization subunit type 1 TsaB: MKSLFITTSTKLASISLYDDKGMLANINVNVKKTHSTWLIDQISSLFDWTSSNISEIENVIVSVGPGSFTGVRIALSAIKGMFANSDVNVYSVNELDALGYQGYMIYRKDVLAIIDSNKEKIYYGYYRKGIRVGKLKVSKLNDVLKEYKNQDIGFMGDGAINYSDKIIELGYTLDLSDTFLRLNSTIFNDMYKNNMLEKVDLFNLVPEYLEKSQAEKEKDGNK, from the coding sequence ATGAAATCACTTTTTATTACAACTTCTACAAAACTTGCTTCTATATCTTTATATGATGATAAAGGTATGTTGGCAAATATTAATGTGAATGTAAAAAAAACACACTCAACTTGGTTAATAGATCAAATATCTTCTTTATTTGATTGGACATCAAGTAATATATCAGAAATTGAAAATGTTATAGTATCTGTAGGTCCGGGATCATTTACTGGTGTTAGAATAGCATTAAGTGCAATAAAAGGAATGTTTGCTAATTCAGATGTTAATGTTTATTCTGTAAACGAACTTGATGCATTAGGTTACCAGGGGTATATGATATATAGAAAAGATGTGTTAGCCATAATAGATTCTAATAAAGAAAAAATATATTATGGATATTATAGAAAAGGAATAAGGGTTGGAAAGTTAAAAGTTTCTAAACTTAATGATGTTTTAAAAGAATATAAAAATCAGGATATAGGGTTTATGGGTGATGGAGCTATCAATTATTCTGATAAAATTATAGAATTAGGATATACTTTGGATTTATCAGATACTTTTTTAAGATTAAATTCTACGATATTTAATGATATGTATAAGAATAATATGTTAGAGAAGGTTGATTTATTTAATTTAGTTCCAGAATATTTAGAAAAGTCTCAGGCAGAAAAGGAGAAAGATGGCAATAAGTAA
- the ftsY gene encoding signal recognition particle-docking protein FtsY, which produces MAISNLLIKPKKGFFKKLKEFFTGAAITDDVYEELEELLIQSDLGMKMTMEVVESLEKNVSSKGIKTKELMYEELKNILSEKLYISENSNLNIQNGKLNVILVIGVNGVGKTTSIGKMALKLKNQGKKVVIGAADTFRAAAIEQIETWGKKIDVPIVKQKQGSDPAAVVFDTLNFAKNNNYDIAIIDTAGRLHNKVDLMKELEKIDRIIKQSVDDYESLIVIDSTTGQNGLEQARIFNSISKISGIILTKFDGTAKGGIIFSIVDELQKPVKFLGVGEGVDDLRVFDCKEFVNEMFE; this is translated from the coding sequence ATGGCAATAAGTAATTTGTTAATTAAGCCTAAAAAAGGATTTTTTAAGAAATTAAAAGAATTCTTTACAGGGGCTGCAATAACTGATGATGTTTATGAGGAATTAGAAGAACTTTTAATACAATCAGATTTAGGAATGAAAATGACTATGGAGGTTGTTGAAAGTTTAGAAAAAAATGTTAGTTCAAAAGGTATTAAAACAAAAGAATTAATGTATGAAGAGTTAAAAAATATACTTTCAGAAAAATTGTATATATCAGAAAATAGTAATTTAAATATACAAAATGGAAAATTAAATGTAATATTAGTTATAGGTGTAAATGGAGTTGGTAAGACAACTTCTATTGGTAAAATGGCACTAAAACTTAAAAATCAAGGTAAAAAAGTTGTTATAGGAGCAGCTGATACGTTTAGGGCAGCAGCTATAGAGCAGATCGAAACTTGGGGTAAAAAAATAGATGTACCTATAGTTAAACAAAAACAAGGTTCAGATCCAGCAGCAGTTGTGTTTGATACGCTTAATTTCGCAAAAAATAATAATTATGATATCGCAATAATAGATACAGCAGGAAGATTACATAATAAAGTTGATTTGATGAAAGAATTAGAAAAAATAGATAGAATAATAAAACAAAGTGTTGATGATTATGAGTCTTTAATAGTAATAGATTCAACAACAGGTCAAAATGGATTAGAACAGGCTAGAATTTTTAACTCGATATCAAAAATTTCAGGAATTATACTTACTAAGTTTGATGGAACTGCAAAAGGAGGTATAATATTTTCTATAGTCGATGAACTTCAAAAACCGGTTAAATTTTTAGGTGTTGGAGAAGGTGTGGACGATTTAAGAGTTTTTGATTGTAAAGAATTTGTTAACGAAATGTTTGAATAA
- the pta gene encoding phosphate acetyltransferase: MSVDLIARIKEAERENKKTVVLPEAEDERVLRAAEQITREGFAKIILVGKDYQVRENAEKLGISLEGVQIIDPMSYEKTPEFIRQFVHLRSKKGITEEQAREIILNDSRFFGAMLVRNCVADGMVAGSNSPTASVLRAAIQVIGPRKGLKTVSSSFVMLTENKEYGENGTLIFSDCGVLPNPTAPQIADIAESAVEKARFIAKIQNPKVALLTYSTKGSAEGEQVTKMREAYKILEERKVDFEFDGELQLDAAIVPEVANQKAKGSSVAGGANILIFPDLCSGNIGYKLVQRFAKAKALGPLIQGLARPVHDLSRGCSVDDIVDVVAITCAEAAEFCEILTL; the protein is encoded by the coding sequence ATGTCAGTAGATTTAATTGCTAGAATTAAAGAAGCAGAAAGAGAAAACAAAAAAACAGTAGTGTTACCAGAGGCAGAAGATGAAAGAGTTTTACGTGCAGCTGAACAAATAACTAGAGAAGGTTTTGCTAAGATAATACTTGTAGGTAAAGATTATCAAGTAAGAGAAAACGCAGAAAAATTAGGTATTAGTTTAGAAGGAGTACAAATAATAGATCCTATGTCTTATGAAAAAACACCTGAATTTATTAGACAATTTGTGCATTTAAGATCTAAAAAAGGAATTACAGAGGAACAAGCACGTGAAATAATACTTAATGATTCAAGATTTTTTGGAGCTATGCTTGTAAGAAATTGTGTAGCTGATGGTATGGTAGCAGGTTCAAATTCACCAACTGCAAGTGTATTAAGAGCTGCAATTCAAGTTATAGGTCCAAGAAAAGGACTTAAGACTGTTTCAAGTTCTTTTGTTATGTTAACAGAAAATAAGGAATATGGAGAAAATGGGACTCTAATATTCTCAGATTGTGGAGTTCTACCTAATCCAACAGCACCTCAAATAGCTGATATAGCTGAATCTGCTGTTGAAAAAGCACGTTTTATTGCCAAAATACAAAATCCTAAAGTTGCACTTTTAACGTATTCTACTAAAGGTTCAGCAGAAGGGGAACAAGTTACTAAAATGAGAGAAGCGTATAAGATTTTAGAAGAAAGAAAAGTTGATTTTGAATTTGATGGAGAATTACAATTAGATGCAGCTATAGTACCTGAAGTTGCTAATCAAAAAGCAAAAGGTTCAAGTGTTGCAGGTGGAGCAAATATTTTAATATTCCCAGATCTTTGTTCTGGTAATATAGGATATAAACTTGTACAAAGATTTGCTAAAGCTAAAGCTTTAGGTCCATTAATACAAGGACTTGCAAGACCAGTACATGATCTGTCTCGTGGATGTAGTGTAGATGATATAGTAGATGTAGTTGCTATAACTTGTGCAGAGGCTGCAGAATTTTGTGAAATATTAACATTATAA